CGGTCCGAAGGCCGACGCCTCCCCCCTGCCGTTTCAGGGGCTGCCGCCATCCCGACGCCCTCTTCCACGGCGCCTGCATCGCGAAACGAGGTGACCCCTTTTTGGGCACGTTCATCCAGCAGGTCATCAACGGCCTCTCTCTAGGGTCCGTCTATGCCCTCATCGCCGTCGGCTACTCCCTGGTCTATTCCATCCTTCTTTTCTCCAACTTCGCCCACGGCGGCTTCCTCGTCATCGGCGGCTACATCTGCTACTACGTCCTCAACTCCCTGGGGGCCAACATCTGGGTCGCCGGACTCGTCTCCCTCGTCGGATCGGGCCTGTGCGCCGTCCTCACCGAACGGCTGGCCTACAAGCCGATCCGGGAGCGGACCAGCGTCACCCTCTACCTCCTCATCGCCTCCATGGGCATGAGCATCGTCATCGAGAACCTCTTCGTCATCTTCGCCGGGGGACGCTTCCGGGCCCTGCCGCCCGTCATCCCCACGAGCCCCGTCAACCTCTTCGGCCTGGCCACGACGAGCGCCTTCGACCTCCTCTCCCTCGTCGCCGCCGTCGTCTTCCTCGGCGGTCTCCAGCTCTTCCTCACCCGGACCAAGTGGGGACTGGCCATCCGCGCCGCCGCCTACGACCTCCGCACGGCGGGGCTCATGGGCGTCAACGTGGGACGGCTCATCTCCATCGTCTTCTTCGTCTCGGGCCTGCTCGCCTCCGTGGGGGGCATCTTCCTCTCCGTCCGCTACACCCTCTACCCCCAGCTCGGCTCCATCACCATCAAGGCCTTCGTCGCCGCCGTCATCGGCGGCCTTGGGTCCCTGCCCGGAGCCGTCGTGGGAAGCCTCATCCTCGGCCTGGCCGAGATGCTCACGGCGGGGTTCCTGTCGAGCCAGCTGCGGGACCTCGTCGTCTTCTCCCTTCTCGTCATCACCCTCATCGTCCGCCCCTCGGGGCTCTTCGGCAAAGACATCAAGGAAAAGGTCTGAGGAGGCGATCCCGTGTCGAACTACACCGAAGGCATCCTCATCCTCCTCATGATCAACGGCATCGCCGCCATGGGCGTCTCCCTCCTCACGGGCTTCACGGGCATCTTCACCCTGGGACACGCCGCCTACCTGGCCATCGGCTCCTACACGACGGCCATCCTCACCCTCGACTACGGCCTCCACTGGTTCCCCGCCATCCTCATCGGAGGAATGCTGGCCATGGCCGTCGGCTACCTCGTCGGCCTGCCGACGCTCAAACTCATGGGCGACTACTACGCCATCGCCTCCATCGGCCTGGCCGAATCGATCCGCCTCATCATCGAAAACTGGCAGAGCGTCACCAACGGAGCCCGGGGCATCCCCGGCATCGACACGTTCACCACCCTGCCCATCACGGCGGGATTTTTCGTCGTCATGGCCTACGGCGCCTTCTGCCTCATCGACGGCCGCTTCGGGAGGGCCTTCAAGGCCTGCCGCGACGACCACGTCGCCGCCTCCCTGCTGGGCTTCAACACGCCCCGCTGTCGCGTCCTGAGCCTCTCCATCTCGGCCTTTTACGTCGGCATCGCCGGCGGTCTGTACGCCGGATTCATCTCCTTCATCCAGCCCGTCATGTTCGACATGCTCAAATCGACGGAGATGACGGCCGTCGTCGTCTTCGGCGGCCTGGGCTCCATGAGCGGCGCCCTCCTGGGCACGACGATCATCACCCTCGTCACCGAACTCTTCCGCCCCATCTCCCAGTACCGCATGCTCATCTACGGCCTCGTCCTCGTGCTGGTCATGATCTTCCGGCCCGAGGGCATCCTGGGCCAGCACGAGGTCGGCCCGGCCCTCTTCAGACGACTCGGGCGCCTCTTCCGCCGCAACGCCGCCGCAACGCCGGAAGAAAGGAGATCCTCCCGATGAGCGCCCCCGAAGCCGTCCTGACCCTGTCGGGCGTCAACAAGTCCTTCGGCGGCGTCCAGGCCGTCTCGCAGATGACCTTCACCGTCGAGCGGGGCGCCATCACGGGCCTCATCGGCCCCAACGGGGCGGGCAAGACGACGATCTTCAACCTCGTCACCGCCGTCTACCCCGTCGACTCGGGCGACATCCTCTTCAAGGGGCGCTCCCTGCCGGGACTGGCCTCTCACGAGATCATCCGTCTGGGCATCGCCCGGACCTTCCAGAACCTCCGTCTCTTCCACCGCTCGACGGCCCTGGAGAACGTCATGACGGCCTGTCAGCGCCACCACCCCTACGGCTTCCTCGAGGCCCTCACCCACGGCGGACGGTGGAAGAGGACGGAGAAGGCCATCGAGAGGCGTAGCCTGGAGCTTCTCGACCGGGTGGGCCTGGCCGATCGGGCCCACCAGGCCGCCTCGACCCTCCCCTACGGCCATCAGCGGCGGCTCGAGATCGCCCGCGCCCTGGCCCTCGATCCGGAACTCCTCCTCCTCGACGAGCCCGCCGCGGGGATGAATCCCGAAGAGGTCTTCGCCCTCAACGACCTCATCGGCGCCATCCACCGCGACTTCTCCCTGACGATCCTCGTCATCGAGCACCACATGGACCTCGTCATGGAGATCTGTCCCCACATCGTCTGCATGAACTTCGGCGCCAAAATAGCCGAAGGGGGCCCCGAGGACATCCAGAACCACCCCGAAGTCCTCAAGGCCTATCTGGGAGAGGAGGCCGTCGAAGCATGACCGAGCCCAAAGCCCCCCTGCTCTCCGTCCGCGACCTCTGCGTCAGCTACGGCGCCATCCAGGCCGTCCAGAACGTCTCCATCGACGTCTTCGAGGGCGAGATCGTCTCCGTCATCGGCGCCAACGGGGCGGGCAAGTCGACGCTGATGAACGCCATCATGGGCGACGTCCGCCGCGAGAGGGGCGAGATCTTCCTCGACGGCAACCCCCTCGCCTCGAAGAGTTTCCAGGTCGTCGCCCAGGGCGTCTCCCTCTCTCCCGAGGGGCGGAAGGTCTTCGCCCCCCTGACGGTCATGGAAAACCTCATGATGGGGGCCTTCCCCCGGAGCGACAGGCACAACGTCGACGAGGACCTCCAGAAGGTCTTCACCCTCTTCCCCCGCCTCGAAGAGCGCCGGGGGCAGTACGCCGGCACCCTCTCGGGCGGAGAACAGCAGATGCTGGCCATAGGCCGGGCCCTCATGTCGCGCCCCCGGATCCTCCTCCTCGACGAGCCCTCCCTGGGGCTGGCCCCCATCATCATCAGGGAGATCTTCAAGGAGCTGGTCCTCGTCAACAGACAGGGCATCACGATCCTCCTCGTCGAGCAGAACGCCCGTCAGGCCCTTCTTCTCTCCCATCGGGCCTACGTCCTCCAGACGGGTCTCCTCGTCAAGGAGGGACTCTCCGCCGACCTGCTCAAGGATCCCGACATCGAGGCGGCCTACCTCGGCGGCGGTCGCCGACGCCGCTGAACGGTCCTCCTTCCCACGAACAGGGGCCCCCGTCGGGGGGCCCCTGTTCGTGGGAAGGAGGACTCGCGTATCGTCGCTTCTCCTGAACGCGCTGCCGTCTCCGTTCGCTTCGGAAAGAACGGAAAGCTCCACATCGCGGCCGTCGCCCTTCCCGGGAGCATTATCGTCTCGGCTGATTCGGAAAGAAGGGCAAGTCCCACGTCGCGGCTCTTGCCCTTCCTGGGAGCGTGGGCATCCTGCCCGCGCCCGCCCCGAAGGGGCGGTGGGTTCCCTGCACGTCTCCGCCATCGCCGAGGTGACGTCGTTCGAGTCGGGAGACCCTGCGGGACGAGAAATCCGTCCCGCGCGCCGCCAGGATGGCCGCGCTCCCAGCAGGGGCAAAACCTCAAGCTCCACGTCGCGGCCGTTGCCCTTCCCGGGAACACTATCGTCTCGGCCGCTTCGGAAGGAACGGAAGACTCCACGTCGCGGCTCTTGCCTCTCCTGGGAGCGTGGGCATCCTGCCCGCGCCCGCCCCGAAGGGGCGGTGGGTTCCCTGCACGTCTCCCTCGTTGCCGAAGTGACGTCGTTCAAGTCGGGAAACTCTGCGGGACGAGAAATCCGTCCCGCGCGCCGCCAGGATGGCCGCGCTCCCAGCAGGGGCAAAACCTCAAGCTCCGCGTCGCGGCCGTCGCCCTTCCCGGGAGCATTATCATCTCGGCCGCTTCGAAAGGAACGGAAGACTCCACGTCGCGGCTCTTGCCTCTCCTGGGAGCGTGGGCATCTTGCCCGCGCCCGCCCCGAAGGGGCGGTGGGTTCCCTGCACGTCTCCCTCGTTGCCGAAGTGACGTCGTTCAAGTCGGGAAACTCTGCGGGACGAGAAATCCGTCCCGCGCGCCGCCAGGATGGCCGCGCTCCCAGCAGGGGCAAAACCTCAAGCTCCGCGTCGCGGCCGTCGCCCTTCCCGGGAGCATTATCATCTCGGCCGCTTCGAAAGGAACGGAAGACTCCACGTCGCGGCCGTTGCCTCTCCTGGGAGCGTGAGCATCTTGCCCGCGCCCGCCCCGAAGGGGCGGTGGGTTCCCTGCACGTCTCCCTCGTTGCCGAAGTGACGTCGTTCGAGTCGGGAAACTCTGCGGGACGAGAAATCCGTCCCGCGCGCCGCCAGGATGGCCGCGCTCCCAGCAGGGGCAAAACCTCAAGCTCCACGTCGCGGCCGTTGCCCTTCCCGGGAACACTATCGTCTCGGCCGCTTCGGAAGGAACGGAAGACTCCACGTCGCGGCTCTTGCCTCTCCTGGGAGCGTGGGCATCCTGCCCGCGCCCGCCCCGAAGGGGCGGTGGGTTCCCTGCACGTCTCCCTCGTTGCCGAAGTGACGTCGTTCAAGTCGGGAAACTCTGCGGGACGAGAAATCCGTCCCGCGCGCCGCCAAGATGGCCGCGCTCCCAGCAGGGGCAAAACCTCAAGCTCCGCGTCGCGGCCGTCGCCCTTCCCGGGAGCATTATCATCTCGGCCGCTTCGAAAGGAACGGAAGACTCCACGTCGCGGCTCTTGCCTCTCCTGGGAGCGTGGGCATCTTGCCCGCGCCCGCCCCGAAGGGGCGGTGGGTTCCCTGCACGTCTCCCTCGTTGCCGAAGTGACGTCGTTCAAGTCGGGAAACTCTGCGGGACGAGAAATCCGTCCCGCGCGCCGCCAGGATGGCCGCGCTCCCAGCAGGGGCAAAACCCTCCGTCGCAGCCGTGTTTTCCTGGGAGCGTGGGCATCCTGCCCGCGCCCGCCCCGGAGGGGCGGTGGGTTCTGCACGTTACCTCCATCGCCGAGGGGACGTCGTTCGAGTCGGGAGACCCTGCGGGACGAGAAATTCGTCCCGCGCGCCGCCAAGATGGCCGCGCTCCCAGCAAGGGCAAAACCCCTCCGCCGCAGGCTGAACGGATCTCCTTCCCATGAAAAAACGAGGGCCCCCGAAGGGACCCTCGTTTTTTGCGCGCACGTGCGAGGAACGGGATTGAAACCTAGCAGCCCGACACCGCAGCAGAAAGAGCGAATCTATGCGACCGA
The DNA window shown above is from Aminithiophilus ramosus and carries:
- a CDS encoding branched-chain amino acid ABC transporter permease yields the protein MGTFIQQVINGLSLGSVYALIAVGYSLVYSILLFSNFAHGGFLVIGGYICYYVLNSLGANIWVAGLVSLVGSGLCAVLTERLAYKPIRERTSVTLYLLIASMGMSIVIENLFVIFAGGRFRALPPVIPTSPVNLFGLATTSAFDLLSLVAAVVFLGGLQLFLTRTKWGLAIRAAAYDLRTAGLMGVNVGRLISIVFFVSGLLASVGGIFLSVRYTLYPQLGSITIKAFVAAVIGGLGSLPGAVVGSLILGLAEMLTAGFLSSQLRDLVVFSLLVITLIVRPSGLFGKDIKEKV
- a CDS encoding ABC transporter ATP-binding protein, which encodes MSAPEAVLTLSGVNKSFGGVQAVSQMTFTVERGAITGLIGPNGAGKTTIFNLVTAVYPVDSGDILFKGRSLPGLASHEIIRLGIARTFQNLRLFHRSTALENVMTACQRHHPYGFLEALTHGGRWKRTEKAIERRSLELLDRVGLADRAHQAASTLPYGHQRRLEIARALALDPELLLLDEPAAGMNPEEVFALNDLIGAIHRDFSLTILVIEHHMDLVMEICPHIVCMNFGAKIAEGGPEDIQNHPEVLKAYLGEEAVEA
- a CDS encoding branched-chain amino acid ABC transporter permease; the encoded protein is MSNYTEGILILLMINGIAAMGVSLLTGFTGIFTLGHAAYLAIGSYTTAILTLDYGLHWFPAILIGGMLAMAVGYLVGLPTLKLMGDYYAIASIGLAESIRLIIENWQSVTNGARGIPGIDTFTTLPITAGFFVVMAYGAFCLIDGRFGRAFKACRDDHVAASLLGFNTPRCRVLSLSISAFYVGIAGGLYAGFISFIQPVMFDMLKSTEMTAVVVFGGLGSMSGALLGTTIITLVTELFRPISQYRMLIYGLVLVLVMIFRPEGILGQHEVGPALFRRLGRLFRRNAAATPEERRSSR
- a CDS encoding ABC transporter ATP-binding protein, which codes for MTEPKAPLLSVRDLCVSYGAIQAVQNVSIDVFEGEIVSVIGANGAGKSTLMNAIMGDVRRERGEIFLDGNPLASKSFQVVAQGVSLSPEGRKVFAPLTVMENLMMGAFPRSDRHNVDEDLQKVFTLFPRLEERRGQYAGTLSGGEQQMLAIGRALMSRPRILLLDEPSLGLAPIIIREIFKELVLVNRQGITILLVEQNARQALLLSHRAYVLQTGLLVKEGLSADLLKDPDIEAAYLGGGRRRR